In a single window of the Tellurirhabdus bombi genome:
- a CDS encoding N-acetylmuramoyl-L-alanine amidase family protein, giving the protein MKRIALLKIIKSSSQAFGASVLMAVFVIPFFSFVFLPSLTLQVKQLPQQPHIQPQGVEEEPFVSEPVEAPGRLRTVVLDAGHGGKDPGCLGRISRESRIVLKLALAVGRKIKAEMPGVRVIYTRTTDKFIELGDRPAIANRNKADLFISIHCNASPRSSQVYGTETYTMGLHKTDGNLDVAKRENAVILKEDNYQEKYKGFDPNSPLAHIMLANYQHAFMSSSINFAQKVEYCFRKHAERTSRGVKQAGFIVLWRTTMPSVLIETGYLTNPTEERYLASAEGQDEISDSIVRAFKAYKQEVDAAE; this is encoded by the coding sequence TTGAAACGTATTGCGCTGTTAAAAATTATTAAATCAAGTAGCCAGGCTTTTGGAGCGTCTGTGCTGATGGCTGTTTTTGTCATTCCCTTTTTCAGTTTTGTCTTCCTGCCTAGCCTTACTTTACAGGTTAAGCAGCTTCCTCAGCAACCGCACATTCAGCCACAAGGCGTTGAAGAAGAGCCTTTTGTGAGCGAACCTGTGGAAGCTCCGGGTCGGTTGAGAACCGTAGTTCTCGATGCAGGACACGGCGGAAAAGATCCCGGCTGTTTGGGCCGGATTTCTCGGGAATCGCGCATCGTTTTGAAACTCGCATTGGCAGTCGGTCGAAAAATAAAAGCAGAAATGCCTGGCGTTCGGGTGATCTACACCCGAACAACGGACAAATTTATTGAATTGGGCGACCGTCCGGCTATTGCCAACCGCAATAAAGCCGATTTATTTATTTCCATCCATTGCAATGCGAGTCCGCGCTCCAGCCAGGTATATGGAACAGAAACCTACACAATGGGGTTGCATAAAACAGATGGGAACCTGGACGTTGCCAAGCGTGAGAACGCTGTTATCCTGAAAGAAGATAACTATCAGGAAAAATACAAAGGCTTTGACCCTAACTCTCCTCTGGCACATATTATGCTAGCCAATTATCAGCACGCTTTCATGAGCAGTAGTATCAACTTTGCGCAAAAAGTAGAATACTGCTTCCGGAAACATGCTGAGCGAACCAGTAGAGGCGTAAAACAGGCTGGTTTTATTGTACTTTGGCGCACCACGATGCCCAGCGTACTGATCGAAACCGGCTACCTGACGAATCCAACTGAAGAACGTTATCTGGCTTCGGCAGAAGGCCAGGACGAAATCTCTGACTCTATTGTTAGGGCTTTTAAAGCTTACAAACAGGAAGTCGATGCAGCTGAGTGA
- a CDS encoding MlaD family protein: MKISKEAKVGILAVVSMTILYFGFNYLKGSEVFSRSNKFYVIYDNIDGLAPSNSILLNGLAIGRVERIDILQTQNNKLLVTLDVNEEIIIRQGTRAVLADSGPLGGKLVRLELNMAGQPLDSGDTLVGGREKGISAQVQEKLPPVLAKFDSLMIGLNGIVKGFAQTEAILNRTLASADLATGTLNSTLVENRQSLREMLGNVNRLTASLVQTEKELKPILAKASTFTDSLNALHLSQTLESTNQTIRALQQMLADINRGQGTLGKLKSDEKLYANMTSTTASLDKLLTDLRENPKRYVHFSIFGAKDKKKKDGTTQTVPVPGSVTTPGDTTQAPVDQE; encoded by the coding sequence ATGAAAATTTCTAAAGAAGCAAAAGTAGGTATCCTGGCTGTCGTCTCTATGACGATTCTCTACTTTGGATTTAATTACCTGAAAGGTTCTGAGGTCTTCTCCCGCTCCAACAAGTTTTATGTAATTTATGACAATATCGACGGCCTTGCCCCTTCTAACTCTATTTTATTGAATGGATTAGCCATTGGCCGTGTGGAGCGAATTGACATTCTACAGACGCAAAACAACAAATTGCTGGTAACCCTGGACGTCAACGAAGAAATCATTATACGGCAGGGAACCAGAGCTGTTCTGGCTGATTCGGGTCCTTTGGGTGGCAAGCTGGTTCGCCTGGAATTGAACATGGCCGGACAGCCACTGGATAGTGGAGATACGCTGGTAGGTGGCCGAGAAAAAGGAATCTCAGCCCAGGTACAGGAAAAGTTACCGCCCGTACTGGCCAAATTTGACTCCCTGATGATTGGCCTTAACGGCATTGTAAAAGGCTTTGCCCAAACCGAAGCAATTCTGAACAGAACCCTGGCCTCGGCTGATCTGGCAACCGGAACACTGAACTCAACCCTGGTTGAAAACCGTCAGAGCCTTCGGGAAATGCTAGGCAACGTTAACCGCCTGACGGCAAGCCTTGTTCAAACCGAGAAAGAGCTAAAACCCATTTTGGCCAAAGCCAGTACATTTACGGATTCGCTCAATGCCCTGCACCTGAGTCAAACGCTTGAGAGCACCAACCAGACAATCCGGGCACTGCAACAAATGCTGGCCGACATTAACCGTGGCCAGGGAACGTTGGGAAAACTGAAAAGCGACGAGAAACTGTACGCCAACATGACCAGTACCACCGCCAGCCTGGATAAGCTCCTGACCGACCTGCGGGAAAATCCAAAGCGTTATGTCCACTTCTCCATCTTTGGCGCGAAGGACAAGAAAAAGAAAGACGGAACGACCCAGACAGTCCCTGTGCCTGGCTCTGTTACAACACCAGGAGATACTACCCAAGCGCCTGTTGATCAGGAATAA
- a CDS encoding acyl-CoA carboxylase subunit beta, which yields MQPLLDELRQRAEQTFLGGGQKRLDDQHKKGKLTARERIAYLTDEGAPFIEIGLFVGEGMYTEHGGCPSGGVVVGIGYVSGRQCLIVANDATVKAGAWFPITAKKNLRAQEIAMENRLPIIYLVDSAGVYLPLQNEVFADKEHFGRIFRNNAQMSSMGIVQVAAIMGSCVAGGAYLPIMSDEALIVEGTGSIFLAGPYLVKASIGEDVDAETLGGASTHCEISGVTDNKYPDDKSCLDAIRKIFSKIGQPEKAGFDRVEAASPAKDPQEIYQILPIDRVKPYDMREIIARLVDNSEFEEYKELYGQTILCGHARIDGWAVGIVANQRKVVKSKGRTGSNGQSLPGEMQMGGVIYSDSADKAARFIMNCNQKKIPLLFLQDVTGFMVGSRSEQGGIIKDGAKMVNAMANSVVPKFTVVVGNSYGAGNYAMCGKAYDPRLIVAWPTAQMAVMSGASAAKTLLQIQVASLKAKGQTITPEDEQALLQRITNQYNQQLSPYYAAANLWVDAIIDPLETRRWISMGIEAANQAPITKPFNVGVIQT from the coding sequence ATGCAACCTTTACTGGATGAACTTCGTCAACGCGCCGAACAAACCTTTCTGGGCGGTGGCCAGAAGCGCCTAGACGATCAGCATAAAAAAGGAAAACTTACCGCCCGCGAGCGCATTGCTTACTTAACGGATGAAGGTGCGCCTTTCATCGAAATCGGCTTATTCGTTGGCGAAGGCATGTATACCGAACACGGCGGTTGCCCGTCGGGTGGCGTTGTGGTAGGAATTGGTTACGTATCCGGTCGGCAATGCCTCATTGTAGCCAACGATGCGACAGTGAAAGCTGGAGCCTGGTTTCCTATTACGGCCAAGAAAAACCTCCGGGCGCAGGAAATCGCCATGGAAAACCGCCTACCAATCATTTATCTGGTCGATAGTGCCGGTGTTTATCTTCCTCTACAAAACGAGGTTTTTGCCGATAAAGAACACTTTGGGCGTATTTTTCGAAACAATGCGCAGATGTCGTCGATGGGCATTGTTCAGGTGGCGGCCATCATGGGAAGTTGCGTGGCGGGGGGCGCTTACCTACCCATCATGTCCGACGAAGCCCTGATTGTCGAAGGAACAGGTTCTATTTTTCTGGCGGGGCCTTACCTGGTTAAAGCGTCCATTGGCGAAGACGTAGACGCTGAAACGCTCGGGGGGGCCAGCACCCACTGTGAAATTTCGGGTGTTACCGATAATAAATACCCGGATGACAAAAGTTGTCTGGATGCCATTCGGAAGATTTTCAGTAAGATTGGCCAGCCCGAAAAGGCAGGATTCGACCGTGTCGAAGCCGCTTCACCGGCAAAAGATCCGCAGGAAATCTACCAGATACTTCCCATCGATCGGGTGAAACCCTACGACATGCGGGAAATCATTGCTCGCCTCGTGGATAATTCTGAATTCGAGGAATACAAAGAACTCTACGGCCAGACCATTCTTTGCGGCCACGCTCGCATCGACGGCTGGGCGGTCGGCATTGTTGCTAACCAGCGCAAAGTGGTCAAATCGAAGGGCCGTACGGGCAGCAATGGCCAATCCTTACCGGGCGAAATGCAGATGGGTGGCGTTATTTATTCGGATTCTGCCGATAAAGCGGCCCGTTTTATCATGAATTGCAACCAGAAGAAAATACCGCTTCTTTTTTTGCAAGATGTAACGGGTTTTATGGTAGGTAGCCGGTCAGAACAAGGGGGCATTATTAAAGACGGTGCAAAGATGGTCAACGCGATGGCCAACTCAGTCGTTCCGAAATTTACGGTTGTTGTCGGCAATTCGTACGGAGCCGGGAATTACGCCATGTGCGGCAAAGCCTACGACCCCCGGTTGATTGTTGCCTGGCCGACGGCGCAGATGGCCGTCATGAGCGGCGCTTCGGCGGCCAAAACGCTGTTGCAGATTCAGGTTGCTTCATTGAAGGCCAAAGGACAAACCATCACGCCCGAAGATGAGCAGGCGCTTTTACAACGCATTACCAACCAGTATAACCAACAATTATCGCCTTATTATGCCGCCGCCAACCTTTGGGTCGATGCCATCATTGATCCGCTGGAGACCCGCCGCTGGATTTCGATGGGAATTGAAGCGGCCAATCAGGCTCCTATCACGAAGCCTTTCAACGTGGGTGTTATTCAGACGTAG